The window AGCAGAGGGCAGAAAGCGCGGACTTCTTTGACAGGAGCCAATCATGGCCAGCAAAAAAATCGCATCGGTATTGATCGCCACCACCCTTCTTGCCTCGGCTGCCGCCGTGAGCACGCCCGCCATGGCGCATGACCGTGGCGGCAACGGAGTGGCCATCGCTGCCGGGATCATCGGGGCCGTCGCCATCGGTTCCCTGATCGCCAACGCCAACAGCGCCCCGGTATACCAGGCCCCGCCGCAGCAGGTCTACTATGAAGCGCCGCAGCCGGTCTATTACCAGCCGCCGCAACAGGTGGTCTATGAACAGCCGCGCTATTACGCACCGCCGCCGCCCCCGCGCCCGGTGCGCTATGTGGAGCGTACCGAGGTGCGCACCTATCGCTACGATGAACGTCCGGATTACTACTATTACGGACGTTGATTGAAGTGCTGCAAGCGTGACGAGCGCTCATCTGGTCGGTGAGCCCGGCTGACGACATCCAGCCATCTTGAGGAAGACGGACAACCGCAGGGTTGTCCGTTTTTTTGTTGGCGGCCGGTGGGCGACCCATGCCGGCGGGCGGCGCGCAAATGGGGGATAATGTCGTCTTGCTTCACATTAGCTATGAAAAGGAGTCGCCAAGTGAGAATGTTGCATACGATGCTGCGCGTGGGAAATCTGGATCGCTCCATCGATTTCTACACCCAGGTGCTGGGCATGAAGCTGCTGCGCAAGAATGACTATCCCGATGGCAAGTTCACCCTGGCCTTCGTCGGCTATGGCGAGGAGCGCGACCACACCGTGCTGGAACTGACCCATAACTGGGACACCGATTCCTACGACCTGGGCACCGGCTACGGCCACATCGCCATCGAAGTCGACGACGCCTATGCCGCCTGCGATGCGGTCAAGGCCAAGGGCGGCACGGTGACCCGTGAAGCCGGTCCGATGAAGCATGGCAAGACCGTGATCGCCTTCGTCACCGACCCGGATGGCTACAAGATCGAGTTCATCCAGAAGAAGGAACAGTTCGACGCCGCCGACTGAGGCCGCCGTCGGTCAGCCTGCCAGCCCGCTCACGCGGGCTTTTTTCATTCCCCGGCAGGCCCTTGCCTTCAAGCGCATCATCACAAGAACAGCAGGAACGCCAATTGAGTCTCTACCAACTATCCAAAAGCCACCTGCGCCGCCTGTGGGTCGAATACGGCATCCTCTGGAGTGGCGCCGTCATCGTCGGCCTGGTCGCGGTGCTCTACGCCCAGGCCATCGAGATCGGCTTCGGCGTGTTCCGCAGCATCCAACACCGCTCGCCCTGGCTGCCGCTGCTGCTCACGCCAGCCGTCTGCGCGGCTTGCGTATGGCTCACGCGCCGCTACTTCCCGGGCTCCGAAGGCAGCGGCATCCCGCAGGCTATCGCCACGCTGCATGGCGATACCGCCGAGCGCGGCAGCACGCTGCTGTCGCTGCGCGTATTGCTGGGCAAGATCGTGCTGTCGGTGGTGGCCATCGCCGGGGGCATGACCATTGGCCGCGAAGGTCCGACGGTGCAGATTGGCGCGGCCATCATGTACAACCTGCGCCGCCTGTATCCGGCTGGCTACGAGCACATGGAGCGCCGCCTGATCCTGGCTGGCGCCGCCGCCGGTCTGGCCGCCGCCTTCAACACGCCGCTGGCCGGGATCGTGTTTGCCATCGAGGAACTCTCGCGCAGCTTCGAGCAGCGCGCCAGTGGCGTGGTCATCACCACCATCATCTTTGCCGGCCTGGTGGCGCTGTCCATCAATGGCAACTACACCTACTTCGGTTCCATCGCCTTTCCGGGTGAGACCAGTGGCCGCCTGATCCTGGCGGTGATCGTCACGGCCGTGCTCATGGGCGTGGCCGGCGGGCTGTTCTGCTGGCTCATCCTCAACCCCACGCGCTGGATTCCGCCAGCGCTGGTGACATTGCGCACCGAGCGCCCGGTGGCCTTCGCGGCGGTCTGCGGCTTCATCGTCGCCGTCATCGGCGTGGCCGCGGGCGGCGCCACCTTCGGCAGCGGCTACGAGCAGGCGCATGGTTTGCTCAATGATGGCCAGGGGCTGTCGGTGTTCTACCCCTTCCTCAAGTTTGCTTCCATGATCGGTTCCTACCTGCCAGGCCTGCCGGGCGGCATCTTCGCGCCCTCGCTGTCCATCGGCGCCGGCTTCGGCAACCTGCTGCACCTGCTCTTCGGCGGTACCTCGCTCCCCATGCTGGTGGCGCTGGCCATGGTGGGCTACCTGGCGGCCGTGACGCAGTCCCCCATCACCGCCTTCGTGATCGTCATGGAAATGGTCGATGGTCACGCCCTGGTCATTTCGCTGATGGCTACCGCGCTGATCGCCTCGGCGGTCTCCAAGGTGTTCGCACCGCCCTTGTATGAAACCCTGGCGGAGCGCTACCTGAAATCCTGAGATCGGCAGATCGTTTTTCCTGCTGAAATTCGTCAAAACGCTGCGTCAATTTGACGCAGCGTCGAGACAAGCGCGTGCATGGCGCTTTTGCGGCCATCTCCTCGTGCCGTGGCGTCGAACGCGACAATATGTCGCAGCTGCCCATCCTGCCCCTTGTCCATAATCCCGCCTTCCCGTTTGCTCGCAGACGGTATCGATAAAGACAACCACAGGGGATTCCCATGCAATCGACTCCATGCGCCTGCGCCATCGCGCTGGCTTTCACCGTGTGCGGCGATGTGTTCGCAAGCGGTGATGAACAGACGCCGCTGCCTGCCATCACGGTACGCGGCGCCAAGCCCTCCATGACACCACCCAGTGCCGACAGCGCTGCGCTGCTCAATGACCAGCCCGGTTACGCCACCGCCGCCGGAGGCGGTGTATCGGCCTTGCCGGTGCTCAATGGCTTTGCCGCAGATCGCCTCAAGACCCGGCTGGACGGCATGGAAGTCACGGCCGCCTGCGGCAACCAGATGAATGCACCGATGTCGTACATGCCGCCCGCGCAGGTGGGCATGACGCGCGTGATCGCCGGCATCACGCCAGTCAGCGTGGGCGGCGACAGCATCGGCGGCACCATCGAATTGAACTCGCCCGCGCCGCAGTTTGCGAGCCAGCCCGGGCAATGGCTGACCAAGGGTGGTTTCTCGGCGTCGGCACGCAGCGTCAATTCGGAGGTGTCGGCATCGGTCAATGCCACCGTGGCCAGCGACCAGCTCTCCGTGGCCTACGTGGCCAGCCAGTCGCGCGCCGAGAGTTACGTCAACGGCAATGGCGACAAGGTGCTCTCCAGTCTCTACCAGAGCAACAACCATGCGCTCACCCTGGCTGCGCGTGGC is drawn from Herbaspirillum seropedicae and contains these coding sequences:
- a CDS encoding chloride channel protein, with protein sequence MSLYQLSKSHLRRLWVEYGILWSGAVIVGLVAVLYAQAIEIGFGVFRSIQHRSPWLPLLLTPAVCAACVWLTRRYFPGSEGSGIPQAIATLHGDTAERGSTLLSLRVLLGKIVLSVVAIAGGMTIGREGPTVQIGAAIMYNLRRLYPAGYEHMERRLILAGAAAGLAAAFNTPLAGIVFAIEELSRSFEQRASGVVITTIIFAGLVALSINGNYTYFGSIAFPGETSGRLILAVIVTAVLMGVAGGLFCWLILNPTRWIPPALVTLRTERPVAFAAVCGFIVAVIGVAAGGATFGSGYEQAHGLLNDGQGLSVFYPFLKFASMIGSYLPGLPGGIFAPSLSIGAGFGNLLHLLFGGTSLPMLVALAMVGYLAAVTQSPITAFVIVMEMVDGHALVISLMATALIASAVSKVFAPPLYETLAERYLKS
- the gloA gene encoding lactoylglutathione lyase; this encodes MRMLHTMLRVGNLDRSIDFYTQVLGMKLLRKNDYPDGKFTLAFVGYGEERDHTVLELTHNWDTDSYDLGTGYGHIAIEVDDAYAACDAVKAKGGTVTREAGPMKHGKTVIAFVTDPDGYKIEFIQKKEQFDAAD